The Phoenix dactylifera cultivar Barhee BC4 chromosome 12, palm_55x_up_171113_PBpolish2nd_filt_p, whole genome shotgun sequence genome includes the window TGGCTCTTCAACACAGTCTGAGGGGGAGCAAACATGGAAGATGGCTTCCGCAGTGTAGGTGGTGCCATTTTGGTACTACTCGACCAAACAGCTGAACTACTGCTCTTCTCTTCATCAGCTGAAGGTGTTGAAGAAGGGGGAGGGAGATCTCCATATAGACCACCCAACATTTCTTTGCTTTTTTCTCTCCAGGAATTACTTTGTGGTTAATTTTCAAGAttgcaattagaacttgaatataCTGATTCTATGCATAGAGAACCAAGTAATTAGCCAAATCGCGTATTATCTATATttaattctaaaaaataaaaagaatgtcTCTTTCAAAACTTTTGTTCCTTACTAACAAAATTTAATATTGACAATAAAAATAGGAGTCAGGTTTTTATATGATCAACAGAAAAATGGTTTTCttgagctagggtttgcaaggACTTCTGAGATGAACCCATAATAGGGACAGAAGCAAATGGGTTCTTCCTATGACATATCACTAGATTCACAGAGGCAACGCAAATCTTCAGAATGATCTTAAAATAATTGGCCATAAATACTCCAAATATGGGATATGATCGAAtgattcaaaatatattcatattaAAGGAAGAAAAGCTCAATTACCAAGTTTTGGAGTAGTAAGACTCGAGTTGGAGGGCTGGTAAAATTCGCACTCTTTAATTTCTTATCACCTTTAGTCTCACTAGCATTCACAATCACCCCAGCTCGTCTATCGGTCTTCTTGGCTATCAAAGGAGTGGTAATACCTTGCTCTTGTTTCCCAAGTCCCTGGCCTTTTTTCCAGCCCATCTTTGCCATCATCCTTTGGGCAGCAGTCATCTGCCCACCTGCACCAACACCCAACCCAGCTGAACGTGACTTCCCAATGCTGAATCCCTCTCCATTTGGTGGTGGAGAAGGTGACCTTGGGCCAACACCACCCATCCCACTCATGGCAGCACGCCTTTTCCATGCCTCTTCGCCAGAAATATTTAATGATGAAGACCTAGACTGAtaatctctctcctctctctctgcaGCCTCCTGTTCCCTTTGttccctctccctttccctctcctcctcttcccggcGCCTCCTCTCAAGTTCCCTCTTCATCTCCGCTTCCATAGCctgcctcttcttctccatcctGTACTCCTCGTAATCATTTGGCCTAGCAGGATCATACTCCTCAATCACAGTAGATGTGAGCCCTACAAGAGCCGGTTGAAATGATGGGCTTTTGTCATTATCCGACAATGATGGTGGAGGGGTTGAAGAACTCGGGGTTTTTATCTGGGGTGTGATCGAGGTTTTAGCCCTGCTTTGGGATTGCTGGCTCTTCAACACAGTCTGAGGGGGAGCAAACACGGAAGATGGCTTCCGCAGTGTAGGTGGTGCCATTTTGGTACTACTCGACCAAACAGCTGAACTACTGCTCTTCTCTTCATCAGCTGAAGGTGTTGAAGAAGGGGGAGGGAGATCTCCATATAGACCACCCAACATTTCTTTGCTTTTTTCTCTCCAGGAATTACTTTGTGGTTAATTTTCAAGAttgcaattagaacttgaatataCTGATTCTATGCATAGAGAACCAAGTAATTAGCCAAATCGCGTATTATCTATATttaattctaaaaaataaaaagaatgtcTCTTTCAAAACTTTTGTTCCTTACTAACAAAATTTAATATTGACAATAAAAATAGGAGTCAGGTTTTTATATGATCAACAGAAAAATGGTTTTCttgagctagggtttgcaaggACTTCTGAGATGAACCCATAATAGGGACAGAAGCAAATGGGTTCTTCCTATGACATATCACTAGATTCACAGAGGCAACGCAAATCTTCAGAATGATCTTAAAATAATTGGCCATAAATACTCCAAATATGGGATATGATCGAAtgattcaaaatatattcatattaAAGGAAGAAAAGCTCAATTACCAAGTTTTGGAGTAGTAAGACTCGAGTTGGAGGGCTGGTAAAATTCGCACTCTTTAATTTCTTATCACCTTTAGTCTCACTAGCATTCACAATCACCCCAGCTCGTCTATCGGTCTTCTTGGCTATCAAAGGAGTGGTAATACCTTGCTCTTGTTTCCCAAGTCCCTGGCCTTTTTTCCAGCCCATCTTTGCCATCATCCTTTGGGCAGCAGTCATCTGCCCACCTGCACCAACACCCAACCCAGCTGAACGTGACTTCCCAATGCTGAATCCCTCTCCATTTGGTGGTGGAGAAGGTGACCTTGGGCCAACACCACCCATCCCACTCATGGCAGCACGCCTTTTCCATGCCTCTTCGCCAGAAATATTTAATGATGAAGACCTAGACTGAtaatctctctcctctctctctgcaGCCTCCTGTTCCCTTTGttccctctccctttccctctcctcctcttcccggcGCCTCCTCTCAAGTTCCCTCTTCATCTCCGCTTCCATAGCctgcctcttcttctccatcctGTACTCCTCGTAATCATTTGGCCTAGCAGGATCATACTCCTCAATCACAGTAGATGTGAGCCCTACAAGAGCCGGTTGAAATGATGGGCTTTTGTCATTATCCGACAATGATGGTGGAGGGGTTGAAGAACTCGGGGTTTTTATCTGGGGTGTGATCGAGGTTTTAGCCCTGCTTTGGGATTGCTGGCTCTTCAACACAGTCTGAGGGGGAGCAAACACGGAAGATGGCTTCCGCAGTGTAGGTGGTGCCATTTTGGTACTACTCGACCAAACAGCTGAACTACTGCTCTTCTCTTCATCAGCTGAAGGTGTTGAAGAAGGGGGAGGGAGATCTCCATATAGACCACCCAACATTTCTTTGCTTTTTTCTCTCCAGGAATTACTTTGTGGTTAATTTTCAAGAttgcaattagaacttgaatataCTGATTCTATGCATAGAGAACCAAGTAATTAGCCAAATCGCGTATTATCTATATttaattctaaaaaataaaaagaatgtcTCTTTCAAAACTTTTGTTCCTTACTAACAAAATTTAATATTGACAATAAAAATAGGAGTCAGGTTTTTATATGATCAACAGAAAAATGGTTTTCttgagctagggtttgcaaggACTTCTGAGATGAACCCATAATAGGGACAGAAGCAAATGGGTTCTTCCTATGACATATCACTAGATTCACAGAGGCAACGCAAATCTTCAGAAAATTGAAAATGGATTTCTATGTCGTATTTTCATAATAATGAGAACTCGATAAAAAGAAACGGAGCAAAAATTGGTGAGAGGAACAATATATACAACAATTTGATTGCAGATTTGTACGGTCCAGATTCAGTTTAGCACCCAAAAGAGAAACATAAAATCCCGAAAACCCAGAAAAAGATCTGGCTATCCAAGTAGAACAGTTCTCCAGTTAGGGTTTAAATAAAAACCTCGATCTTTGAAAAGAAGTGAAAAAACCATAAAAAAATGAACAGCTGAAGTCTTGAAActgatcagccaaattattCTCATATCCGAATCAAAAAACCGCGAAAAACGCCATAATCCCAAAGAGAAGAAATTCTTTCGAAGGGTAGAGAGCATAAGAGAGGCGATTCGTCGAAAATTTGGAGAAACAACCTACCAGATTTCACGGCAGAGGGGGGTTGGAACGGTGAAGAAATCTCTCCGCGTTCCCCAAAATTCGCTCCTAAGGCTCGCAGCGTGGAGCTTTGAGAGGAACCTGCAGGGCCGGGCGTTAGCCTGAGAGGTTTCGTCGCGGAAAGGGAAATTTATGTGCCGGGCGGCAGTGGGCCGGTTCGGATCGGGCTAGCCTCGTGTCGTGACGGGTCCAGCCTTCGGATGCTCTTGGCTCACTTGACTCCCTGCTTTTAGATTAGAGCTATCAATGAGCTTCTCACGAGCCAACGGATCCGGTAGTTgctttcgcgcgaaagaaggattcacgattagccaccaaggtggtagcctagtggtactcggcagcaattctaaccataaggtcccaagttcgaatcgctgcggcgacgattaaattgtggaccgaagctcattactttggccactgcttggacttgtggtgtaggaccgctcttgaaccgctagtagccggggtggtgccgggtgtgacgtactcatacgtgggactcgagccagagctcagaggagtagctgagccgggcctacgggtggggagggtatgagtaaaaccggtcggggtgcccaacacacggccatttctgcccgcatcgaacattctcctggcggggcgggggcccagtgggggctgctacgcgggggtgggattgtcccttcctccccccccccccccccccccccccccttctttagcaaaaaaaaaaaaaaagaaggattcacGATCCTTTGCATGATTCGCGTTGGATCACGCACCGCATGGAACTCAAAGCGATCGACCTCTGTCATGTATGGGCCTGTTTGGATCTAAAAGCCACCGATGGGTGATCCTTCGCATGAAAGAAAATCCCTTTCACGTAAAAGATACACCCACAATCAAGCTCGCTTTTTGTTTACAAACAAGCCAAGCTCAAACCCTATTTTTTTTAGCTCGGATCATCTACCATATGTTATTTGCATACTCTATGCAATTAAAGTAAGtgtgcaaaatttttgaaagtcTGAGTGGGCTCAAATCGGACCCGACTCAGATCCAAATTGGACTCGAATTTTTTGGATTGGGTCTGGATTATACatggatccgatccgacccaaaTGATCCATTGGATCAAAAATTGTAGCAATGGATCTGACTCGATCCGATCCATCTTCTATTGAGTTGGATTTGGGTCTAAAATTAGAACCCAAACAAGAAACTGGATTATGACGGGTCACTTATGATCCGAtctgatccatttgcatcctggcaaagtttgaaatattttaagataTGCACCATGGATGGTCTGACAGTCAACGAGTGCAAAGAAACATGCACCCTTCTTTCGCGTAAAGGATACAGTCAGGACTCAGGCACACTAGTGCACAAGTTCGAACCTCACAAATGGTATATAActttttcctcaaaaaatatTACACAGGCTTTTGAAAAGAGTCGATTATGTCTGCAAAAGGAAAAGTGGTGAGTGTTTCATGCTCGCCCTCCTTGGAGGGCAAAGGAGAGCGTTTGAGGTCCTCTATGGAATCGGACGCGGCTTCACCTCCTAGTGTTGATGCTGACCGTGCTACTTCCAAATCCTGGGATCCTGGCCAATCATGGTCGCAAGATTCATCAGTAAGTTCCTTGGCCATGGTTTGTTAGTTGATTTTGTGCAAAGGGAACTGAGGGCCAGGTAGAGCCTGGGGGAGGACCTCCAGGTTGTGTCACTGTTGGACGGGGTTCTCTTGTTTCACTTACCTTCAAAAGAGGTGCCGGAGAAGGTCTTGGTGAGAGGGCCCTGTCCTTTTGCCTGCCAACTTCTCACTCTTGAGAAATGATAGCCTAACTTCAAGTTAGGAAGAGATATGCTCAATTGTGCTTCCATTTAGCTTCGAATTCCAAACTTACTGATTGAGCTATGGGATAAACAAAAGATCATGAGAATAGATTCTGTGGCTAGGAGTCCTTTGTTCATGGATGAGTAGATGGAAACAATATCCAAAGCTAGTTTTGCAAGAGTTTGTATCGGTCTAGATCTCACCTGTAGCATCTACTCGGGGATGTTCATCGAAATCAAACTAGTCCTAGGCTCCTAGCTAGTACTACTTCAAAGGTAGAGAGCACAGGCTCATCCACCTCCATGGCTTCTACATCTGCAAATGTGAAAGACTGGGCTCAGGCGAGGAGGAAAGCTCACTACCTGCCGTCGAGCTATCTAGCAACCTAGTGTGCCGACATTTTCAGCAAACAACAGTCCAAATTTGCTACCCTGGCAATAGATTAAGAGAAACGCAAGTACTCGCACCCAAATCACTAGGTGAAGTGTGCTCTCGAGGGTCCGAATCACGACCACAAGCAAAagtcctagttatagaagaaataAAGGTTAATTAGATAGGGTTGCCAACATGAGAAGCTTCAAATGTCTAGCTGAAGGAAGATTGGGATCCTACCACTGTGTTATCCTCTATGACTAGCCATTATGCAATCGAGACAACTGCCAAAGAAGAATTGCAGAAGCAACCCAAAGTATGACACCTGATGGATCCAATATCTGTGAGCAGAAATTCTGGTGATATCCTTCATATTCAGTCCATGTATTTTGGACAAGTGAAATTTTCACTAGGAGCATCCACTGTTATAAATTGGattaactctttttccaaatgcAAGGCAACATGTAATATAATCTTTTGTTATGGGTCCTTATTCAATGGAGAAGGTTCCTCTTTGCATTTCAAGCGATGCATTTTATCGTGAGGGGAACCGAGCCGTTGATTGGATAGCAGGCCAAGCTTTGCAAGGGACTCCACCATCAATAGTTAGGCAGCAATTCCATCAGACACGGGTCAGATTTTGAATGCCGATGATCGTCGGATCATGTTCTGGCGGGTTTAGTTTATTTTAAGCTTAGCATCTCTATGTACCAAAAAACTAttctataaaaaattaaaaaataatactataaaaatcaataaaatgaTATTACAAGTTTATCCTTTactttttataaatataaataaaaataataatgttattttgatgtttacaaaaccATGAAGGCCATAGGAAAGTACCAATGCAGTTAACAAAGTTAATCAAGGAAGAGAGAAGTGATACACTTTCGATACATCTAACAAACTTGATACACTCATGGTACACTCATCTACAATGCTTAATAAGATCCTCAAGAACTTATTCAAGGATAATTCTACTAAAAGAACTTGAGAGAAAATCTAATTTTCAGTTTGATAAAACTAAGAGTGAAGCTTCTCTTGATAAGGGGCATTTCTGTAATTCTGTTAATTAAGAATGAAACTTGAATGTGCCGTACATTATCAATTTCATTGGAATATCTTTTTATTACTTCATTGTGCTAAACTAATCTTCAAGTGCAGAAAAacagggttagagtcgaccccaaatagtttggagtcgaccctgatacATTTGGCACGTCCTGGCATGATATAGCACAACCTTGGAACACTTGGCATAGAATTGGAGTCAACCCCAGAAGTAATAGAGTCGACCCTAGCACTCCTTGGTACATTGGCACAAGATGACACAAGTTGGCACAGACCTTGGGTTGACCCCAGAAAACCTTGAGCCGACCTTAGGTTAAGCCGATCCCAAGATatgatgagtcgaccccagtgaaaagaGCCAGAAAAGCAACTCTTccgaaaccctgagagggtcgaccccagatgacttgagtcgaccccactgaatcttgagtcgaccccagcctgaGGAATCAGAAAATcgggtctctggaatccctaatgttgcccaaggtgacaacccaagagggggggtgaattgggttttctaaaaattatgttccctaatttttactttgaatagaatgcagcggaataataagatgttatttacttaagctctaggcaattacaagtaaagcagtg containing:
- the LOC120112754 gene encoding DNA-damage-repair/toleration protein DRT111, chloroplastic-like, which codes for MLGGLYGDLPPPSSTPSADEEKSSSSAVWSSSTKMAPPTLRKPSSVFAPPQTVLKSQQSQSRAKTSITPQIKTPSSSTPPPSLSDNDKSPSFQPALVGLTSTVIEEYDPARPNDYEEYRMEKKRQAMEAEMKRELERRRREEEEREREREQREQEAAEREERDYQSRSSSLNISGEEAWKRRAAMSGMGGVGPRSPSPPPNGEGFSIGKSRSAGLGVGAGGQMTAAQRMMAKMGWKKGQGLGKQEQGITTPLIAKKTDRRAGVIVNASETKGDKKLKSANFTSPPTRVLLLQNLVIELFFL
- the LOC103695964 gene encoding DNA-damage-repair/toleration protein DRT111, chloroplastic-like isoform X2, which gives rise to MLGGLYGDLPPPSSTPSADEEKSSSSAVWSSSTKMAPPTLRKPSSVFAPPQTVLKSQQSQSRAKTSITPQIKTPSSSTPPPSLSDNDKSPSFQPALVGLTSTVIEEYDPARPNDYEEYRMEKKRQAMEAEMKRELERRRREEEEREREREQREQEAAEREERDYQSRSSSLNISGEEAWKRRAAMSGMGGVGPRSPSPPPNGEGFSIGKSRSAGLGVGAGGQMTAAQRMMAKMGWKKGQGLGKQEQGITTPLIAKKTDRRAGVIVNASETKGDKKLKSANFTSPPTRVLLLQNLVGPGEVDDELEDDVASECAKYGTVTRVLIFEITEPNFPEDEAVRIFVQFERSEETTKALIDLESRFFGGRVVHASFYDEERFGKNELAPVPGEIPGYP